AGCAGCAGCTATTCAGCTGTCTGAAACTTGGCCATTCACTGAAAACTAGAAAGGGCCAATTCAGAACATAATAAACGCTTCACCGCTCAAGTTTCAgacatgtttttcagttgtcGGTCTCATCGGACTAACAAACCCTCTGAACATGGGTGGTGTATAGAGGTGTGTTGGGGTGATTCATTAGAGGATTCACCCCCTATGGtggcagcagagacagcagggTGCTATGCCAACCAAACCAAACTGATTCTTAAAAGAAACATAACTGCTAATGATGAGCAAATAACACTAGATCTATATTCAACTGTGACTAATCCCACACTTGCCtgtaaaaacatgacatttaaatagTTTGAAACACCATTGTCTTTGAGACAAATCACTTAAAAGTAAACATCATCCAGATGCTGATAGAGTataacacaaacatacagacagactAAGGCAGCTCTAACCTTAAACATCCTGTCTATGTACCGGATCCAGTGACACACCCTAAACTTCGCAGGAAGCCACTGGCCAGACAACAGAGCCAAAGTCAGTTCCTAGGGGCTGTACTTTCTGTCAGGCCACTGTGGTGTATATAATGTTAGATACAATGCAATGAAAAAATCTGTCCTACTTTTagtcaaacatttaaaacaataatccAGCAGGGAAAACTATTTAAGAAAATACTGCCATCATATGACTGTCAGCCGTTCACAGTGACGCAGCATAAAAGTGTGAGGTTACAACATGATCAAGCACTTCCAGCGCCCTGAGCACTTCCAGCGCCCTCTATCACAGCAATAGAACAGTATTTCcatacagtaaaataaagttcttgctcttgtttccttttgtgTCTGGATGCATTGATGTGTATATGTCAATACGGTTTTACAATAATCTAAGCCCTAGAGCTTTGAACAGTGTAGACTATGACCCATCTAAAGAATTACACAACGAAGTGGACATCATGACAGtcaaaaagtgaagaaaaagcaCCTTAGTTTTGTGCTGTGGGCAACATGAACTACATACAGTTCAAAAGTAAAGGACGCCCTTTGAGACAAGACTGTGTCAAAAGATTGTAAGTAAAGATAACATGTTATGATGAATCATTATTTCAAGCCCTGACAGCCACACAAAATAATCTCCTGTTCTTGACTTCTGGCCCTGGCACTTCGCCTGGACCACTCATTACATCACACAATGTCCTGACCATTTCTGTCATCTGACATTAGCCCAGTTTTAGCTGTGACATTTCGTCCACTGAAAAAGTGACAGACACAAGCGTTGTCTTTTCAACTGTTTTACACTCCTGGATGTCTATCTTTATAATAGGATATGTACATTGCAGCTGCTGAGAGCTTTAATAACTGCCTTGTGTAACAGCCTGAACCTTGTCTGTCTGCACACTGGCCATTTCAGTTTCTGctgaaaaaccacaaaaacaaaataggtTTATCTCTGGCTACAACAGCCATTCACTACTCACTGTGCCTCTAGTGTATCGTGAGAATTAAAGCCAGGATTTACAGAGGTAAGTAAAAGCAAACTCTCATTAAAGAGTGTGTGCTCAAGGCTTTGGTAATGACTTTGTTCCAGTTCCTTGTGGTGGTGAACAGATAGTATGACCTAATATCAAACAAGTATATCAGCATCGGTTTAATACAAAATCTGGAGGTGGTAATACAGGCAAATTAAATTAGAACAGGTCTTATGTTTATAGTCTGTTAAATAATCACCATATTGccactttaaaatacaaactCTGAATTACAGCACACTCATGATATATGCTTAAAAACCACCGCTGACttaaataatgtaatgatgGATCAATTAAGttttaaactgaatttgaatACCTGAATGCAATTTGTAAGCAATAAATGGTACCTGCAAATAGAGTAATGAAATTAAGACTTGTACGTACTAAACATCTAACACATTAGAAAGAGAAGTAAGGAGAGAAATGACATAAGAGCAAAAGAAGTGCTAGTTCTGAAGAGCTACGCGTTACTCTAGTAATCTGACAGGGGCAAATGCAGGCTAATCTGTCGGACATCACAGATTGCAAGGTGCATTACCCTTCCCTGAAATCTGAAATTTACGACAACAAAGCACATTTTCTCAAGTCCTGGTTCTCAACCCGAATGAATGGTAGAAGTTGGGGAACCAACACAAGCTGCATTTACTTCAGCTAGAAAAGGCATTCCTTCAGAGGACATGGACACACATTGTATAGAGTATAAGACAAGGAAGGAGATTTAAACCAACAGCCCATAGGCATTAACTTGCCCAGAGTAAGCTGTCATATGAGCACAGTGCAATAGTAAACCTGACTACTGCTCTAACACTTTCAGTAATTACAGGATGAAAAACAGGATGAGCAGAGTCACCTGAGGAAAAGCATTTAATAGTTGTTTGACACCTGGAAAACCCCAAACCAGGCCGCGCTTTTCAGTGCTTCACTGACTGAAAAAACTGAGACTGAAATAATCATTGGGTCATTACCAATTACCAATATTGAGTAAGAAGCATCAGCCAATTCTACTCTCACGGTATTAAAACTGTCTATCACAAGTTGAACAATGCAGCTATATGAAGTGTAAGAGCACTCACAGTAACAATGAACTTTGCTTTGTCTGTCAACTGAGCGTATTTAATGAGGAAATAAAGCTTCTGGATGCTGCCTCTAAGCAGCTTTGGTAAGCAAACTAGTTCAGGTTGTTTTCTGGACTAAAGCTACTCTGCcaagaaatgtgaaatgtgatcTTTGGTGGGAGCAAACCCTGTGATAGAAATAGCTTAAGTTGTGCTAAAGAAAGTGTTAAGGGCATTGTAATAATTTATTCCTGAGCTTTCTCAAACAGGTTGTAGCTTGTATTTGGCCAAGCCCTCATATGCTGCAAAAACTCCAACATATAACAGCACATTCTTGACTTTTAAATGAGAAGATATCAAGCACATGTTAGATTGTTGTTACAAGTACTTTTAAGATGGGTTTTGCTTCACTGCTGTttaccttaaaataaaaaagtaatgacTGGACAAATCATCCTCTCATACTACAACAGGTTTTCACAAGATTCAACAACGATTATTTGTTGTCAATCACTAAACTAagcattaaaacaataaaaatggaaTCATCTTACCAGGCACATCATACCACTGTGCCCCATTGGTGATGCCATCTTTAAAAGTTTCTTCCAGGGCATCGGGACAGTTGGGTTCTCCAGTCTTCATCACTGGGTGGTTCTGGGAGTACACCAGGGCGAGGTAGCGAAACAGGCTGTCGTCCTCTGACTGGCTATAGTGGCCCTGTCGCTTGTGGAGGGCTGAGTCATCAAAAGGGTAACTGGCAACCACCGTGCCACCATGCAGGTTCCCTGACAGCACAAATCTAGAGACAATGGCAAATTTTAATAGCAGCCTCAAAGGAGAGATCGACATCATTTCAGAATACATTGTCACACAGAACAAGGACCAAACAAGGATTTTAACCCTCAGCTTTGACATTAGAGTGGCATCTGTGTACATATGGGCGTGTATTGTATTTAAAGAAACTTGAAAAACATTgtcctttaaaaagaaatgaggtGAGAATTGTGCTATTGGTTATCACAGGAATCAATGTTGTAATGTAGTGTGAGAATAGAGAGGGAAATTCCCCTTAATGCAGAGCAGCCTTGGAGCCGACAAGAGCACTTTAACTGGATGAAcatttgtgtgcatgcaggGTTGTTCCCTAGTCTTCCAAATAAACTTCAGTCATAAATATCATGCCATTATGGTGTCCCAGGACAGCAGTCCTTGTCGACTTTGTTATGTCTCAAACCAATGCCCCCTGAGGCTTTAATATAGAAGGAAATCAGGGGGAAACTGAGTTACTCACTGACTAAAATGTCTGTTACTCtcttatcaattaatcagccattagttgtttttttttaagattttttggctttaaaaagaGGCTGCCATCTGAAATCAAACAATGGACATTGCATTTATATGGTAAGGGCTCTAACTGTTCAGCTGCCAGGATGCCCACcaatattaactttattttatttatttttcaataatcATGTGGTCTATAAGATGTAAGATAAGAATATAGTGAAAATGTCCACAACTTCCTGAAGCCCAAGTTGATGTCTTGAAATTGTCAGTGCATAACCCAAGAATACTAATAATTAATAAACTGATTATCAGAAAAGCTGCAGATTAGCCTTCTATCAGTTGACTAGTCCATTACTGGGTCAAACCTCCTGCCCCTGAGGTCAAACAAAGAATTAAGTTGCTCATTGACAGGAAAGTCAGCCACTCCAAATCCTCCACTGCATGATAAACATTGACCAAAAGTGTCAGTGTGAAATAAGTGAAGTTTACTGAAGCTATTCTAACCCGTGCTTCAGACAATCGGCCCTCAATAGGAAActcaacaaaaaggaaactttgttttttgtatgtttcatGGGAGGATAAGAACTCACTTTTTCTCCTGGATCCATCTGATCAAAGCCATGACCTCGGGTACCTCATCTGGACTGACAGTAGTCCCGTCATACTGGTCAGGAAAGCTTCTATTGAGGTCCATATTCTTGGCATTACTTCGACCCCCGTTGTCGCCATTGCAGTCCCCTTCTACGGACTTCTCAAAGCCATCAGGGTTCATGCTGGGCATAATGTAAATATCCGTGGTGTTTACCAGCTCAGTAATGCGCGGTTCATCCCCATATTTAGTCAGCAGGTTCTCCACAAGGTACACCAACACCTGCCTGGACACGGTTTCGTCGCCGTGCATGTTTCCGACGTATTTAAATTTCGGTTTCCCGGGTGAGTCTGTGTTGGGGTCCCTGGTGATCCGCATCACCCATAGCTCCCTGCCCTCCACAGACTGACCTATGCTCGACAGGTTGGCTATGTGAGGGTATTTCTGGGCTAAAGACTGTAAAAGTCCGGTTAGCTCAACGTAATTGTAGTATTTGTTATAAGTTTCTACCGTTTCCTCCGTGGTAGGGCTGAGGCGTCGTGGTCGGTGTAGCCTGGCGTCACCGGGGGAGAttagaagacagagaagaaagaaaagtgacacCCGTAGTTCCAGCATCGTCGAGAGATGCTCCCAAGTGTGAACCATGTTGATGTATCTTCTGCGTCTACACCATCCGGACTTTGTAATTAAAGAACAACAAACGCCAGGGTCAGTTGTTTTGTGAGTTGTTTTGCTTCCCAGCGACAGACGTATTTCTGTTGTCGGTCCGGCCTGTCGGTTTCCATCTACTTCCTCTCACCTCACCGGGGCGGGGCTACAACGATGACGTCGCGTTTTAAGGTGGACCGGTGGAGTTCGACCTTAATTGCAACACTAAACCCCAGATTGACTCCATATTGTTTGGGTCCACGTTTGATTAGTCCATAACTGTCCACAACCACCATAACTGTTTAAGTTTATATTGCACccacttgtgtttttaaaactgcacCCATTTTTGTCTATCAAGTAATCAACACACAGGAAGCCTCTTGAAAAGTAGTGTTATTCCATCACAGGAGAACTGTAGGGCTGCAACCAtcaattactttcattatcaatagATCTGACAAttgttttcttgaaaaatgattGATTGTTTGGTCTTTAAACTATCACAGAAGTGGAAATTGCCCATCAATATTCCCTGAAGCCCAAGTGAACATACTCAATctgttttacagtgaaaaccCCAAATATGTACAGATTAACagatattcacatttgagaagatggTATCagtgattttttgttgttttagctTAAAAATTGGCTTggatgattaatcagttattaatGTTGCAGCTAATCATTTCAGGTTTAGAGTTGGTTTATTGGTGCCTGTTGGAATAATGAAGCTGTCATGTATGATGAAAACCTCTATATGAGCCAAATAATAAATGGCActgagggcaaaaaaaaaaacctctcccTTATGAAGTTTATTTTGTGCAGTTTACAGATAAGCTTACTGAGTTAGTCATTCAGTTAGGTGACAAATTGCTCTTTACatagaaagtgaaaatgatttcaATGTTTGGTTTTCTTATTGTTGCTGTTATCTTATGCTGTTAACTGTTATCAGGAAACCATAGTCCCTTGTATTAAATGGCTTTTATTGTGTAAATGgattttgaaaattaaactttatttgttcattttagatTTAAGTGTTTATTCTGTGTCAAAGAGGATGGTATTCTCACCAACTAACTACATGTTGGTGATGCTTATGAGTGCATTGTTTTCATATCTCAAAATAGCctcatattttattatgtaAGGCTTGATGTGGACTTGTAAGCACCATGTTATGTTTACGGTATGAAGCAAGGATAACAGTATATATAAACCAGCATGTCATATGCACATGATATCTCTTGGTTCTAAATGGTCACAACCAAACAGGAGAAAGTCTTAGTGTAATTGTACTGCAACATAAAACTTCcgaaaagcaaagaaaaataaatcacaactGAGCACCATGGAGCTTAGCAGCAGactcttgtctttctgtttattttaagttGCCCATTCCTTCTTTATTGATCACTGGTAGCACCATGTTGACTCTGAGTGACATCACCACCCTGCTGCCGCCATGAGGCCTTttaatttcctcctcttctctcctcagtgGGGCATCAGTCAGGAGCTTTTCTTCAgtggctgttttttcttttcttaattctttccatcttttttctttactttcatttGGCAACAGAACTAAACAAAATTGCTGTGAACATCTCGATGGTAAAGCACCAGAAGGTGCTGGAATGACTGGgtgaagggaggaagaggaagaggaggaggtggaggaggtaaAGAGTGAGAGGTTGGGAGAGGAGGCTGCAGGTCTCATTGCTGGATTCGACGCAGCGACTGCACCTGGAAGGACTGAGCATGGGAGCCCCACTCTCTGTAATGTTTGTACTCGCCGCCATGACGATCGCACTCCATGATGTACTGGTAACCACGGTAACCTGGAAACTGGTAGCACacccagctggaggaggagagagggaggtgtggaggagcagaggaaaggaGTATTTTATGATAAATATGTGATTTACACAGTAAGAGATATAGTGTACAAGATATGAAATGCACTTTTGATTCAAAACAATGTGAGAAGAAGGCAGCAGTTAAATACAATAGGCCTCTTTCTaactgtcactgtgagcatgtcaCAGAATACATTCAAACAATGTGAAATATGACAAACTCAAGTTAGGCcagtgattttaaatgtaagcATTTAAACTATACATACCTCTGGTTTGTTGGAAATTATTATAATCTGAAAATAATTGCCCTCATCAATGGAACAAACTGacgttttattacatttaaagctGCTTTGTGTATTGCTATTATGTTAGTCAAGTAAAGACTGGAATATAAGATAGGATAAACTTTATTGTCACGGCAgcaataaagttaaaaaaaatgatgcataGAATAGAGTCAACAGCGTGAGCAGTATTTTATACTAAGTGCCATATGGGTTAAGTATATTTATTATTGACAGTATTCACATGGCAGAAGCCTGTAAGGAAggatctgtctgtgtgcagaggTTGACACTTACGCGCCACTCTGAACTTGCATGGATCCAATCTCATTGTTGCCCCAGCCCATGGCCTGCAGAGAGGGGTAGTCATCATTTATCTCCCACTGGCGTCCCATGAAGTTCTCCTTCTCAAACAACACCATCTTGGACTCCTTGTGGTTCTGAGTGTGCATGATGCATGTAAAGATACGGTCAGTTAGAGTTATTAACAcgaaaaacagcaacacttaCTGTATAGTGTGGTGGTTCTGTAGAAGGCAGCAGGAGTGAGATACCAATAATGcaaatattaataatgtcaAGTGATCTAACCATACTGAAACCAAACCCTTTTTTGTGGCAAAGCACTTGGTGTTGTGCATTTACAGATGCACTCAGTGACAGAGATGAACCTGTTttactttctgtctgtgttgaaTACTGACACTGTAATCTACCAAATGAGGATCAAATGTTAGACCAGTAGATACTACAAacactttttaagcctttttcGACAAGTTGAGggttatttgttttttacttgtttttcctttcattgtAAATAGTTATAAATCATCACAAGTCGGAGAGTTCAAAGAAAGCTTTCTGATGGGGAAAACGACTAGAGAATTTTAACCATAATTATAATTTTGGTGGGATGTCCAAATTCTAATAGTGCATAACATCACACTGCATTACAGTGTATTTTTGGCTGCAACCAGCAGCCATAAATCCCTCTTTAGGCTTGCCTCACAAGAAACCAAGGTTCTAAACCCAAATTAGTCAATTTGATGAATCAAATCCAGAGCTTTTAACTCTGAATCTTTGCTGGAGACAAATGAGAAGTCAGATAGATGGAAACAGAATCGGCTGAATTGAGATGCACactcacagcagagcagatggGGCGGAAGGACATCATCCTTTCAATGTGGTAGGCGTTGCTGCCGCTCCACGACTCCCAGTGAGGatactctcctctctccaacaCAAACTGCTGTCCACAGAAACTGGAGTGCTCATATCCTGCCCAGCTGTCCCCACCAGCagacatacatatatatatatatataacatatacaaCATTGTTGGATCACTGAGACAGTTAAAACATATGATAATCAGATATTTGGCAGATGTTTTCTATAGTACTTGACAACCAAATGAACAAATGTAGCTAACTAAAAACATACATAACCACTGAGAGGTTCATTTGTACTACAGCTAATTTTCTCTTGTGTAAAATCTTGTTTAACTTACGCTCCACACTCCACCTTCAGGGAGCGAATGTTGTCAACACCACACTCCATGATGTTCTGGCATGCCGAAGTAAACTCCAGACGCTTCCCCTGGAAGTTCTCCTGGTCATAAACTGTGATCTGGAGAGGACACAAATGCATACATGTAGCATGCACATgccgcacgcacacactgatgtgtgtacagacacacacatcatcgACATCATCAGGCCAGgcatgacattaaaaaaaaaaaagtattctaCTTTTTTAAATCATCCGTGACAAGACTCACCTTCCATGGTCCCAGTGGGTTGGGATTATTCAGAGCCATGCTACTGTGTATCTCAATGCCGATTTACCTTCAGAGCAGACAGCAGGGAGAGTCATATTTAAGGCTTATTAAGGAAAATCAACTAGTGTGTGCCTCAGCTAAGGTTTTATCATTTGTTGCCATGTATCAGGCAGGATgtgattttgtctttaaaactGTAGCTTTCAAATTTTTCCATTTAAGCCTGTTTTTGAAATAGATTTTGAAGTGTAGCAAATGATGTTAAAACATTAGTACAcaaattcatttcattcaagAATCTTGGCCTATATAACAAAACACATGACCTATTGCACGTCATTGGTTTGGGTTTTTCTTGAAGCTGACTGCATGCTCACTTTTGATGGAGCCAGCTGTTGACGCAGGCACAATGAATGTCTAAGCGTTTGCGTGTCTGACCTCAGTCTTTACATTTATGTGGCTCAGCAGAATCAATGaagacaaaagacacaaaaatgtaaagtgACAATGGTTTGTAGAAGGCTGAATGGATTGAGATGGAGGGCTTACCTGACTGGCCCCAAAGAATAGTTGTTCCGTGCTCGCAGGGGGCTCCACAAAAACGATGTCCTGACCCTGGAGTAAACGGACCTATTTATACACGTTGGTGCTGAGGAGCAGCTGGGCCTGTGGGTCAGGGCAGGAGTCAGCACATTGCTGGTCCAGTCATTGTTCAGCACTGAGCTGCTGGGCTTTAGTTCGCTGCAGTGGGACTGGACGCAGGGCACCGTGCCCAGTGCAGATAAGCACAAGTTCCAAATGGTCCATGAGCAGTGGGCCGGACCAAGTCCTGGCACTTCCTGGTCCAGGAAACAGGTCATCACAGATGTGGATATTCTTGCCAGCGAGTCTGGtgctgaagaagaaaacatttagTGTTAAAGTGTGAAGcagaagacagaaaagaaaagcaacaaacacaatATTGTGATTCTTTGGAtcaaaaaaaagacacttgacTCAAACGTGTCTAATAAACAAgctggatttttattttaaatgtgtgctCACTAAGATCTTTCCACATTGTGCTATGCTCTGTCTCCAATCTCATGTCCACCTCTACTAACCCCACATCTCTGGTCCTTTCACCTTTTCACTCACTCCTATGTACACACATGTTCAgtcctgcacacacagtcatggACAGAGATGGACACACAAAGGCATGTATACATTCagcacacagaaagaaaacccACACACTTATTTATGACCATTTACAtggtgacaaaaaaaactattctaCAACTAGAGGTAACAAACATTTGATTAATGTTGTTTCTGTACGGCAGCAAAATTACTGTTAATTGA
The Seriola aureovittata isolate HTS-2021-v1 ecotype China chromosome 4, ASM2101889v1, whole genome shotgun sequence genome window above contains:
- the cryba1a gene encoding crystallin, beta A1a, with product MALNNPNPLGPWKITVYDQENFQGKRLEFTSACQNIMECGVDNIRSLKVECGAWAGYEHSSFCGQQFVLERGEYPHWESWSGSNAYHIERMMSFRPICSANHKESKMVLFEKENFMGRQWEINDDYPSLQAMGWGNNEIGSMQVQSGAWVCYQFPGYRGYQYIMECDRHGGEYKHYREWGSHAQSFQVQSLRRIQQ